A window from Malania oleifera isolate guangnan ecotype guangnan chromosome 7, ASM2987363v1, whole genome shotgun sequence encodes these proteins:
- the LOC131160512 gene encoding pentatricopeptide repeat-containing protein At2g37310 isoform X2 — MDEENKAIEHPSSPHHPRPHSPSLRQSPRSQWARLWRMWPPSPALHRPPSPPPGQAASRPRCPSLRRPRQLPRFQAPHLLLEMWPCIRSPQGVKPDNYTITCVLKALAAVYTDSSLGREIHSFVLRHGFDVDVFVINALITYYARCDDLGSARRLFDWMPEKDIVSWNSMIAGYSQGGYYDQCGSLYMEMIVSAGLRPDGMTLVSVLQACAQLKDLIFGMEVHKFVIENKIEMDLSVCNAVIGLYAKCGSLDYATELFEEMSERDEITYGSIISGYMVHGFVHKAMGLFREMKKPALSTWNAVISGLVQNGQHIGILELVREMLASGFRPNAVTLSSILPAYSYFSNLKGGKQIHGYAVRNNYFHNIYVATAIIDTYAKSGFIHGAHRIFDQSKDRSVIIWTAIISAYTAHGEANAALNLFAEMVYKGTQPDPVTFTAVLAACAHSGVVDEAQNIFNTMVSKYGIQPSVEHYACMVGVLSRAGRLSEAVEFISKMPIEPSAKVWGALLNGVSVSGDVELGKFVCDRLLEIEPENTGTYIIMANLYSQAGRWEEAERMRERMKRIGLKKIPGSSWIETRGGLRCFIAKDTSNERTKDIYCVLEGLLELMREEGYVMQDGFDEVYGSM; from the exons ATGGATGAGGAAAACAAAGCCATTGAACATCCCAGCAGCCCTCACCACCCCCGCCCTCATTCACCGAGCCTTAGACAGTCTCCGCGGAGCCAATGGGCTCGACTGTGGCGCATGTGGCCGCCTTCTCCAGCACTGCACCGACCACCGTCTCCTCCGCCAGGCCAAGCAGCTTCACGCCCGCGTTGTCCTTCTCTCCGTCGTCCCCGACAACTTCCTCGCTTCCAAGCTCCTCACTTGTTACTGGAAATGTGGCCGTGTATACGAAGCCCACAAG GTGTGAAGCCTGATAACTATACGATTACATGCGTGTTAAAGGCACTGGCAGCGGTGTACACCGACTCGAGCTTGGGTAGGGAGATTCATTCGTTTGTTTTGCGACACGGGTTTGATGTGGATGTCTTTGTTATTAATGCTCTGATTACGTATTATGCAAGATGTGACGATCTTGGGTCGGCGAGAAGGTTGTTTGATTGGATGCCCGAGAAGGATATTGTGTCGTGGAATTCAATGATTGCTGGATATTCTCAAGGTGGGTATTATGACCAGTGTGGTAGCTTGTATATGGAAATGATTGTTTCTGCGGGGTTAAGGCCAGATGGGATGACACTGGTAAGTGTTCTGCAGGCCTGTGCGCAGTTGAAggatcttatttttgggatggAAGTTCACAAGTTTGTGATTGAGAACAAAATTGAAATGGACTTATCAGTTTGCAATGCTGTTATTGGATTGTATGCAAAATGTGGCAGTTTGGACTATGCCACAGAGCTTTTTGAAGAAATGAGTGAGAGGGATGAAATCACTTATGGATCAATTATCTCCGGGTACATGGTTCATGGTTTTGTTCACAAAGCCATGGGTCTCTTCCGTGAAATGAAAAAGCCAGCTTTAAGTACATGGAATGCTGTGATTTCAGGTCTGGTTCAGAATGGCCAGCACATTGGAATTCTGGAATTAGTCCGCGAAATGCTGGCATCTGGTTTCAGGCCAAATGCTGTGACATTATCAAGCATTCTTCCTGcatattcatatttttcaaacCTAAAAGGGGGGAAGCAAATACACGGTTATGCTGTTAGGAACAATTACTTTCATAATATATATGTGGCCACTGCCATTATTGACACTTATGCAAAATCTGGATTTATTCATGGGGCACATCGGATTTTTGATCAATCGAAAGATAGAAGTGTGATAATTTGGACGGCAATAATATCAGCATATACAGCCCATGGAGAGGCTAATGCAGCTCTTAATTTGTTTGCTGAGATGGTATATAAGGGGACTCAACCAGACCCTGTCACATTTACGGCAGTATTGGCAGCTTGTGCTCACTCAGGAGTAGTAGACGAAGCTCAGAATATCTTTAATACCATGGTCTCGAAGTATGGCATTCAACCCTCAGTTGAACATTATGCTTGCATGGTAGGGGTTTTAAGCCGAGCAGGAAGGCTCTCAGAGGCTGTGGAATTTATTTCTAAAATGCCAATTGAACCAAGCGCTAAAGTTTGGGGTGCATTGCTCAATGGTGTTTCAGTCTCTGGTGATGTTGAACTTGGGAAGTTTGTTTGTGATCGCTTGTTAGAGATTGAGCCTGAAAACACTGGGACATATATCATTATGGCAAATTTGTATTCACAGGCTGGGAGATGGGAAGAAGCTGAAAGGATGAGGGAAAGGATGAAGAGAATTGGATTGAAGAAGATCCCAGGCAGTAGTTGGATTGAAACACGTGGAGGGTTACGGTGCTTCATTGCCAAGGATACATCAAATGAAAGAACCAAAGATATTTATTGCGTGTTGGAAGGACTCCTCGAGTTGATGAGAGAGGAAGGGTACGTCATGCAGGATGGGTTCGATGAGGTATATGGTTCAATGTGA
- the LOC131160512 gene encoding pentatricopeptide repeat-containing protein At2g37310 isoform X1: MRKTKPLNIPAALTTPALIHRALDSLRGANGLDCGACGRLLQHCTDHRLLRQAKQLHARVVLLSVVPDNFLASKLLTCYWKCGRVYEAHKVFDDIPQKNIFSWNAMLIGYSLSDMYAHTLKHFSCLLSSWPTGVKPDNYTITCVLKALAAVYTDSSLGREIHSFVLRHGFDVDVFVINALITYYARCDDLGSARRLFDWMPEKDIVSWNSMIAGYSQGGYYDQCGSLYMEMIVSAGLRPDGMTLVSVLQACAQLKDLIFGMEVHKFVIENKIEMDLSVCNAVIGLYAKCGSLDYATELFEEMSERDEITYGSIISGYMVHGFVHKAMGLFREMKKPALSTWNAVISGLVQNGQHIGILELVREMLASGFRPNAVTLSSILPAYSYFSNLKGGKQIHGYAVRNNYFHNIYVATAIIDTYAKSGFIHGAHRIFDQSKDRSVIIWTAIISAYTAHGEANAALNLFAEMVYKGTQPDPVTFTAVLAACAHSGVVDEAQNIFNTMVSKYGIQPSVEHYACMVGVLSRAGRLSEAVEFISKMPIEPSAKVWGALLNGVSVSGDVELGKFVCDRLLEIEPENTGTYIIMANLYSQAGRWEEAERMRERMKRIGLKKIPGSSWIETRGGLRCFIAKDTSNERTKDIYCVLEGLLELMREEGYVMQDGFDEVYGSM; encoded by the coding sequence ATGAGGAAAACAAAGCCATTGAACATCCCAGCAGCCCTCACCACCCCCGCCCTCATTCACCGAGCCTTAGACAGTCTCCGCGGAGCCAATGGGCTCGACTGTGGCGCATGTGGCCGCCTTCTCCAGCACTGCACCGACCACCGTCTCCTCCGCCAGGCCAAGCAGCTTCACGCCCGCGTTGTCCTTCTCTCCGTCGTCCCCGACAACTTCCTCGCTTCCAAGCTCCTCACTTGTTACTGGAAATGTGGCCGTGTATACGAAGCCCACAAGGTGTTCGACGACATTCCTCAAAAAAACATCTTCTCTTGGAACGCTATGCTCATTGGATACTCGCTTAGTGATATGTACGCACACACGCTAAAACATTTTTCGTGCCTGCTGTCTTCGTGGCCGACAGGTGTGAAGCCTGATAACTATACGATTACATGCGTGTTAAAGGCACTGGCAGCGGTGTACACCGACTCGAGCTTGGGTAGGGAGATTCATTCGTTTGTTTTGCGACACGGGTTTGATGTGGATGTCTTTGTTATTAATGCTCTGATTACGTATTATGCAAGATGTGACGATCTTGGGTCGGCGAGAAGGTTGTTTGATTGGATGCCCGAGAAGGATATTGTGTCGTGGAATTCAATGATTGCTGGATATTCTCAAGGTGGGTATTATGACCAGTGTGGTAGCTTGTATATGGAAATGATTGTTTCTGCGGGGTTAAGGCCAGATGGGATGACACTGGTAAGTGTTCTGCAGGCCTGTGCGCAGTTGAAggatcttatttttgggatggAAGTTCACAAGTTTGTGATTGAGAACAAAATTGAAATGGACTTATCAGTTTGCAATGCTGTTATTGGATTGTATGCAAAATGTGGCAGTTTGGACTATGCCACAGAGCTTTTTGAAGAAATGAGTGAGAGGGATGAAATCACTTATGGATCAATTATCTCCGGGTACATGGTTCATGGTTTTGTTCACAAAGCCATGGGTCTCTTCCGTGAAATGAAAAAGCCAGCTTTAAGTACATGGAATGCTGTGATTTCAGGTCTGGTTCAGAATGGCCAGCACATTGGAATTCTGGAATTAGTCCGCGAAATGCTGGCATCTGGTTTCAGGCCAAATGCTGTGACATTATCAAGCATTCTTCCTGcatattcatatttttcaaacCTAAAAGGGGGGAAGCAAATACACGGTTATGCTGTTAGGAACAATTACTTTCATAATATATATGTGGCCACTGCCATTATTGACACTTATGCAAAATCTGGATTTATTCATGGGGCACATCGGATTTTTGATCAATCGAAAGATAGAAGTGTGATAATTTGGACGGCAATAATATCAGCATATACAGCCCATGGAGAGGCTAATGCAGCTCTTAATTTGTTTGCTGAGATGGTATATAAGGGGACTCAACCAGACCCTGTCACATTTACGGCAGTATTGGCAGCTTGTGCTCACTCAGGAGTAGTAGACGAAGCTCAGAATATCTTTAATACCATGGTCTCGAAGTATGGCATTCAACCCTCAGTTGAACATTATGCTTGCATGGTAGGGGTTTTAAGCCGAGCAGGAAGGCTCTCAGAGGCTGTGGAATTTATTTCTAAAATGCCAATTGAACCAAGCGCTAAAGTTTGGGGTGCATTGCTCAATGGTGTTTCAGTCTCTGGTGATGTTGAACTTGGGAAGTTTGTTTGTGATCGCTTGTTAGAGATTGAGCCTGAAAACACTGGGACATATATCATTATGGCAAATTTGTATTCACAGGCTGGGAGATGGGAAGAAGCTGAAAGGATGAGGGAAAGGATGAAGAGAATTGGATTGAAGAAGATCCCAGGCAGTAGTTGGATTGAAACACGTGGAGGGTTACGGTGCTTCATTGCCAAGGATACATCAAATGAAAGAACCAAAGATATTTATTGCGTGTTGGAAGGACTCCTCGAGTTGATGAGAGAGGAAGGGTACGTCATGCAGGATGGGTTCGATGAGGTATATGGTTCAATGTGA